CTGGTCGTGGTCGAACTCGTTGAACCCCTCGTCGACCTCGACCGCGGCCGGCAGTCCCGCGGCCGTCAGCGCGAGCGACGCTGTCCGCGCATGCCGCTGCATCGCGCCGGTGACCACGAGATCGGGCTTCACCCCACGCTCGGCCAGGGTCTCGCCGAGGCGAACCGCCTGCCGGTCACCGAGCGGGGAGAGCCGGTCGTAGTCGCTCTTGCCGAACGACGCCTGCGCGTGCCGGATCAGGTAGACGGTCCCCATTCAGGCCTTCCGGATGATCTGGCGGCAACGCCGTTCGAGCAGGTTGACCGGGAGCCAGAGGTTCTTGAACCGCGGGTTGCGGGTCTGCTTGTGGTGGTAGCGGTAGTAGATCTGCTGCGCGATCACGGCCAGCCGGAACAGGCCGAACACCTCGTAGAAGGCCCACTTGCCGCGATCCAGCCCGGTCTGCGCACAGTAGTAGTCGACGATCTCGTCCCGGCTGATCATGCCCGGCGCGTCCGACGGCTGCAGGCGGAACCGCCGGAAGGCCCAGTCGTCGTCGGCCTGCACCCAGTACGCCAGGCCGCTGCCGAGATCCATCAGCGGGTCGCCGATCGTGGCCAGCTCCCAGTCGAGCACGCCGATCACCTTCAGCGGATCGGCCGGATCGAGGACGACGTTGTCGAGGCGGAAGTCGTTGTGGATCACGCGGGACCCGACGTCGGCCGGGCGGTTCGCCTCGAGCCACTTCATCACCTTCCCGGCGCCACCCACGTTCCAGGTCTTCGCCTTGCGGTAGCGCTCGGACCAGCCGTGCACCTGGCGTTCGACGTACCCGTCGCCGCGGCTGAGATCGGCCAAGCCCGCCTGGACCGGATCGACCTGGTGCAGCGCGACCAAGGTGTCGATCAGCGTGAAGCCGAGCTGCCGGGTCTGCTCCGGTGTCAGGTCGACTCCAAGCGACGACCGGCGCGGGATGGTGCCGGCGATCCGCTCCATCACGTAGAACTCGGAGCCGAGCACGCCAAGGTCGGTGCAGTGGGCAACCATCTTCGGGACGTACGGGAAGACCGGCGCCAGACCGGCCTGGATCCGGTACTCGCGGCCCATGTCGTGCGCGCTCTTCGCCTTGGTCCCGGCCGGCGGGCGGCGCAGGATGAGGTCGCGGCCGTCGTACCGGAGCAGGTAGGTCAGGTTCGAGGCACCGCCGGAGAACTGGCGGACCTCGGGAAGCCCGTCCGGCAGGTCCGTGTGCGTGCGCAGCCAGGCGTCGACAGCGGGGACGTCGAAGGAGTCCTCGTCGCGAACGGCGCGAGCTCCCTCGACGACGTCCGCCGCCACTACCGCTCTCCGGCCGACGGCACCTGATCTGCGCTGGTCGCTTCCGCGCGCTGCCGGGCGCGGGCGGCGATCTTGCGCATCTGCCGGTCGTACAGCGGGCGGGCGAACCGCTTGGTCCGCCAGGCCAGCAGCGCCGGCCGGTCCGGGATGATCAGGAACTGCTTCTTCTTCACCCCGGCGACCACCGCCGCCGCGATGTCGTCCGCGGTCCGCGGCGACTTCTCGATCAGCCGGCGCGCGGAGTCGCTCATCGCGGTGTCCGCGCCCTGGATCGAGTCGCCCAGGTTGGTCTTGAAGAACGACGGGCAGACCACGGACACACTCACGCCGTACGGGTGCAGCTCGTGCGAGAGCGTCTCCGACAATGCGACCACTGCGGCCTTGACACTGTTGTACGAGCTCATCATCGGCGGGTGCACGAGCCCGGCGGCGGACGCCGTGTTCACGATCTGGCCGGAGCGCTGCCGCTTGAACAGCGGCGTGAACGCGCGGCACCCGCGGACCACGCCCATCAGGTTGATGTCGACGACCCGGTCCCACTCGGCCAGCGTCTCGACGTCGATCCGGCCGCCGGTGGCGATCCCGGCGTTGTTCACCAGGATGTCCAGGCCGCCCCAGGTCTGCTCGACCCACTCGACCGCGGCGTCCCAGTCCTCGGCGCTGCGCACGTTCAGCTGCCGGTACGACGCGCCGGCCGGCGGCGTCAGGCCGGCCGCCACGTCGGTACTCAGGACCTGGTGGCCCTCAGCAACGAACCGCTCGACCAGCGCGAGCCCCAGCCCGCTCGCTCCACCGGTGACCAGGACCCTGCTCATTCGGACTCCTTGTACTTCGCCAGCTCGATCCGTGCGACCACTCCACGGTGCACCTCGTCGGGCCCGTCCGCCAGTCTCAGCGCCCGCGCGCCGGTCCACGCCGCGGCCAGCGGGAAGTCGTCGGACAGTCCGCCACCGCCGTGCAACTGGATCGCCATGTCGATCACGTCCTGCGCCATCCGCGGGACGGCCACCTTGATCTGGCTGACCTCGCTGAGCGCGCCGGCAAGGCCTTCGGTGTCGAGCAGGTGGGCAGTCTGCAGAACCAGCAGCCGGGCCTGGTTGATCGCGATCCGCGCGTCGGCGATCCGCTCGCGGTTGCCGCCGAGGTTGACCAGCGGCTTGCCGAACGCCGTCCGGCTCAGCCCACGGCGTACGGCGAGCTCGAGCGAGTGCTCGGCCAGGCCGATCAGGCGCATGCAGTGGTGCACCCGGCCCGGACCGAGCCGGCCCTGGGCGATCTCGAACGCACGGCCGGGGCCGACCAGGATGTTCTCGGCCGGGACCCGGACGTCGGTGAACGAGACCTCGCCGTGGCCGTGCGGTTCGTCGTACCGGTGCATGGCGGGGAGCAGGCGCTCGACCTTCACGCCCGGGGTGTCGCGCGGAACCAGGACCATTGTGTGACGGGCGTAGCGGTGCGCGTCGGGGTCGGTCAGGCCCATGAAGATGAGCAGCTCGCAGTCCGGGTGGCCGATGCCGGTGCTCCACCACTTGCGGCCGTTGATCACGACCTCGTCGCCGTCCGGGATCGCGGTCGCGGCCATGTTGGTCGCGTCGGACGACGCGACGTCGGGCTCGGTCATGCAGAACGCCGACCGGATCGCGCCGTCGAGCAGCGGTTCGAGCCAGCGCTTCTTCTGCTCGGCCGTGCCGTAGCGCAGCAGGACCTCCATGTTGCCGGTGTCCGGGGCGTTGCAGTTGAACACGTACGGCGCCAGGAACGACCGGCCGGTCAGCTCGGCGATCGGGGCGTAGTCGAGGTTGGACAGGCCTTCGCCGTACTGCTCGTTGCCGGGCTCGGCGGACGGGAGAAAGAGGTTCCACAGGCCTTGCTCGCGGGCCTTGGCCTGCAGGTCCTTGAACGCCGGCTGCGGCTGCCACGGATCGGCGGCGTTCTTGGTCGCTGCGTGCAACTCAGCCTCGACCGGCTCGATCTCGGTCTCGAGGAAGCTCATGACCCGCTCGATCAGCTCTTGCGCCCGTGCGGACGGCTCGAACCCCATCACCACTCCTCGCGCTGGACTTCCTTGACCGTAGCGCACGTTCTAAGCAATGCTCAATAGCGTGAGCGGAAACACCGGACCCGAGCCCACGGCCGCGCCTGCCCGGCGCCGGCTGAGCGCGGACGACCGGCGCAAGCAGCTCGTCGGCATCGGTCTGATGATGCTGCGCACGCAGCCGATCCACGAGCTCTCGATCGACGCGGTCGCGGCCGAGGCGGGGATCTCCCGTGGCTTGCTGTTCCACTACTTCCCCACCAAGCGGGACTTCTACATCGCGGTCATGCGCGCCGCCGGCCGCCGCCTGCTGCGCGTCACCAAGCCCGACGCGTCGCTGCCGCCGGCTGACCAGCTGCGCCAGATGCTGCTGGCCTTCGTCGCATTCGTCGGCCGCCGCCGCGACTCGTACATCTCCTTCGTCCGCGGCGCCGCCGGCGGGGATGTCTTCGTCGTCGAGGTGTACGCCGAGACGCGCGCCGCGCTCACCGCCCGCGTCCTCACGCTGCTCGACCAGGACGCCGAGGACCAGCCGTCGTCGCCGGTCAGGCTGACGGTGCACGCCTGGCTCGCGTACGTCGAGGACCTCGCCATCGAGTGGTCAGGCCTCCCGGAGGCCGAGCGCCCCTACACGGCGGACCAACTCGTCGACCGCACGTTGAGTGCGCTGAAGGCCCTTAGTTGACAGGTCCCGTGGAGTCCCGGATCACCAGTTCGGTGGCCAGTTCGACGTGCAGGGCCTCGACCTCGTGGCGGTCGAGGAGGCGGATCAGGAGGCTGACGGCCATTCGGCCCATTTCCTGGAGCGGCTGGCGGACGGTGGTGAGCAGGGGTGAGGTGGCTCGGCTGACGTCGATGTCGTCGAAGCCTGCGATCGAGAGGTCGTGCGGGACGCGCAGGCCGCGCTGGGCCGCGGCTCGGAGGGCGCCGACGGCGGTCTTGTCGTTGAAGGCGACCAGGGCCGTCGGGCGGTTGGGGAGGTCGAGCAGTTCGCCGGCGGCTCGGAAGCCCTCTTCGGTGGTCGGCTCGACGTACCGGACGAGGGACGGGTCGGGGAGGGAGCCGGCGTCGGCGAGTGCTGCGGCGTGGCCGCTCAGGCGGGCATCACTGGCGAGCCACTCGCGAGGGCCGGCGATGACACCGATGCGGCGGTGACCGAGGCCGGTGAGGTGGGCGGTGACCTGGCGGGCGCCGGAGAAGTGCGCGGCGGAGACGGAGGCGATGTCCCTCGGCAGCGGGGTGCGCGGGTCGACGACGACGAACGGGAGCCGCCGGTTCTTTAGCTGGACGAGGTCTTCGGGAGGTTCGGGCGGGAGGATGAGGATTGCTCCGGCCAGGCCTGGCTGCTCCCGCAGACTTGAAGGGACGTTGTCGCCCGCGTTGAGGATCAGCTGGCGGCCGTGGCGGTCGAGGGACTCGGCGATCGAGGTGACGATCAGGCCGAAGTAGTCGGTCAGCAGGTACGGGCAGCGCACGTAGACCGCGCCCGCGGCGGGCTTCGGCATACCGCCGCGCGGGCTGGGAGCGCGCAGTCCCAGCTCCTCGACCGCGCGCTCGACCAGGGCACGGGTCTCCGGCGCGACGCTGCCCTGCTGGTTGAGCACCCGGGAGACGGTCGCGATCGACACTCCCGTGGCCGCCGCGACCTCGCGCACGGTCGCGCGTCCGCTAGGCATTTGTTACATCGCTTTGTTTCACGCTCAGCACCCTAGCCTGCCGCCTCAGGATCTTGACAGGGGCGAACCTCGCGGAGTTTCCTGAGGCAGTTTGTTGCAGCCGTGTTTCATCGGGGGAAGACCTTGAGGAGTGCGATGAGAACACCGGCAATCGCCGCCGCCTTGGCGCTCGCCACCGCTTCACTGACCGGGCCCGCCGCCGCCCAGGCGCACCGACCGCCCACCGACCAGGCCCGCGTCTGGGTCACCACGCCCGACCGCGCCGAGCTGCTGCACGAGCGGGCTCCGGTCGCGTTCGCGAAGGGCTCGAGCCCGCAGACGACGATCACGGTCGACCCCGGGACGAAGTACCAGACCGTCGACGGCTTCGGCGCCTCGATCACCGACTCCTCGGCCGCCGTGCTCTACCAGCTGTCGGCCGCGGACCGCGAGAAGACGATGCGCTCGCTGTTCGACCCGAAGCAGGGCATCGGCGTCAGCTTCCTGCGCCAGGTGGTCGGCTCGTCCGACTTCACCGCGCAGCCCGAGCACTACACGTACGACGACGTCCCCGCCGGTCAGACGGACTTCCCGCTCCGGCACTTCAGCATCGCCCACGAGCAGCGGCAGATCCTGCCGCTGCTGCGCCGGGCCAAGCAGCTGAACCCCGCGTTGAAGGTGATGGCCACCCCGTGGAGCCCGCCGGCCTGGATGAAGACCGGCGACTCGCTGGTCGGCGGGCGGCTGAAGGACGACCCGCGGGTCTACAACGCCTACGCGCGCTACCTGGTGAAGTTCGTCAAGGCGTACGCCGCGGCCGGCGTACCGGTCGATTTCCTGTCGATCCAGAACGAGCCGCAGAACCGCACGCCCACCGCCTACCCGGGGACGGACATGCCGGTCCGGCAGGCGGCCGCGGTGATCGAGCAGCTGGGCCCGCTGCTGCGCGCGGCCAGCCCGCGGACCAAGATCCTCGGCTACGACCACAACTGGACCACCCACCCGGGCGACGTCGCCAACACCCCGCCCGGCGAGGACCCGGAGACCGACTACCCGTACCAGCTGCTCAGTTCCAAGGCCGCGCGCTGGATCGCCGGTACGGCGTACCACTGCTACTCCGGCAGCCCGGCCGCGCAGACCGCGCTGCAGCAGGCGTTCCCCGAGAAGGGGATCTGGTTCACCGAGTGCTCCGGCTCGCACGGGCCGAACGACACCCCGCCGCAGATCTTCCGCGGCACGCTCACCTGGCACGCCCGCACCCTGATGCTCGGCACTACGCGCAACTGGGCCAAGTCCGTCGTCAACTGGAACATCGCGCTGAACGCCGACGGCGGTCCGCACAACGGCGGCTGCGACACCTGCACCGGTCTGGTCACGCGGCACCCGGACGGCTCGGTCAGCACCGACGCGGAGTACTACACGATCGGCCACCTGTCGAAGTTCGTGAAGCCCGGCGCGCGACGGATCGGCTCCACGTCGTACGGCACGACCGAGTGGAACGGGCAGCTGATGTCGGCCGCGTTCCGCAACCCCGACGGCTCGACGGCGCTGGTCGTGCACAACGAGAACGACGAGCCGCGGAGCTTCGCGGTCGCGGTCGGCGACAAGTCCTTCGAGTACACGCTGCCCGGCGGCTCGATCGGCACCTTCGTCTGGGCGCGCGAGCTGCGCTCGGAGTACAAGGCGGTCCCGCTCGCAGCAGCGACGGCCTCGGTCGGCGCGGATCTCGCGCCGCTCGCTGTGGATGCCGACGGGTCGACGCTGTGGCAGAGCAAGGCGGCGATCGCGTCCGGCCAATATGTGCAGGTCGATCTCGGCACTGCGCGGACCGTACGACGGGTCGCCCTCGACAGCGGCGGGAACCTCGGGGACTACCCGGGCACCTGGCAACTGTCCTACAGCAACGACGGTACGACCTGGCGCCCGCTGAAGACCGGCACCTCCAACGGTCAGCTCACGAACGTGGACGTCTCACCGACGCGAGCGCGGCACCTGCGGATCACGTCGACCGCCGCCGGTGACCACTGGTGGACGTTGGCCGACGTGCGCGTCTACAGCTGAGCAGGCCGGCCCCTGCCGCCCCAGGGGCCGGTCTCACACCTCCGCGGCCGCCAGCCGGCCGGCGATCCAGCCGGCCGTGGCGGCCGCGGTTTCGTTGTCTCGGGCAACTACTTGGAGCCCGACCGGGAGACCGCGGACCGGCAGCGGCACGCTGATCGCGGGGAAGCCGGTGAGGTTGCCCAGGCGGGTGTTGCGCATCAGCTGGGCGCGGATGGCGGTCGAACGTTCCAGGTCGGCGACCTCCGCGATGAGCGGCGCGACCAGCGGGACCGTCGGCAGCACGACGGCGTCGTACCAGTCGAGCAAGGTCTTCACCTGGGCGCGGATCGTCTCGGTGTCGCGGCGGGCCTGGACGTAGCGCCAGGCGGGGATCTCCGCCGCTTCCTTCAGGCGGAGCTGGACGTCGGGCTGGTACGCGTCGGTGCTGCGTCCGGCGTGGTTGGCCACGGCTTCCGGGCCTTGCAGATCGATCGCCGTCCTGGTGAGGTTCTCGGGAAGGTCGACCGGTGCGGTCCTGGCGCCGGCCGTCTGCAACCGGGCCAGACAGGCGGACCACGCCTCGGCGACCGCGGCGTCGGCCTCGCGCGTGGTGACCACACCCAGCCTCGGCGGCGTGACAGAAGGGGCTGTCGGCAACGAGTTTGTCAGCGCGGCGAGCGCGTAGGTCGCGTCGGCGACGGTCGCGGTGAGCACGCCGACGTGGTCCAGGCTCTGCGCGAGCGGGAAGACGCCGTCCGCGGGCAGGGTGCCGTACGCCGGTTTGAAGCCGACCACGCCGCACAGCGCGGCCGGGATCCGTACCGAGCCGGCTGTGTCGGTCCCGATCGCCAGCGGCACGATGCCCGCGGCCACGGCGGCTCCGGCACCCGAGCTCGACCCGCCGGTCATCCGCTCCGGGTCGTACGGGTTGCGGCACGGGCCGACGCGGTTCGACGTACCGGTGCAGCCGTAGGCGAACTCGTGCGAGTGACTGAGCCCGATCACGATCGCCCCGGCCGCGCGCAGCCGTCGTACGACGTCGGCATCGCTGGTCCCGACCTCGTCCATCGCCACCGAGCCGCAGCGGTAGGGCAGGCCTTCGACCTCGATGATCTCCTTCACCAGCACGGGAACACCGGCCAGCAGGCCCTTGCGGTTGTGCCAGCCCGCGGCCGCACGGGCGCCGGTCTCGTCGAGATGCACGACTGCGTTGAGCCCCGCGTTGTCGCGGGCCTTGGTCAGCGCCTCCTCGACCAGGCCGGCCGGATCCAGCTCGCCGGAACGGACCTGCGCGGCAATCTCCTCGAGCGACAGCACCTGGCCTACTAGAGCACGTCGATCGTCGAACTGCCTCGGCCCGTCCGAACCTGATAGCTGGTCGTTACCCCGGCGTTCGCGTGCAGCTTGTCGACGGCGCGGTAGGAGAGAGTGGCATCGTCCTGGGTGACCTCCAGTACGCCGTACCCGTGCTGGCGCATGTCGATCTGCTTCAGGTGCGGGTTGTACTGCAGGCGCTTCTGCTCCTCGGCCTTCGTCGCCGCGACGGTCTTGAGGTCGCCGGTGTTGGTCGAGGACACCGACGGTACGACGAACTCGACGCCGGCCCGGCGAGTACCGCCGGGGTTGCCCGGGCTGCCGGGCGCGAAGCCGGTGTCCCAGAGCTCACCGGAGAACGTGTCGTGGTCGTCGCCGGTGACGACCACGAGATCGGAGACCCGGTCGGCCGCGAGCGAGAGCAGCTCGCCGCGCTCGGCGCCGTACCCGTCCCAGGTGTCCATGAACGCCCGCTCGCCGTTGGCGCCGGTGACCATGCCCATCATCATGTTCGGGTTCGCGAGCACCTTCCAGCGGGCGCCGGACGAACGCAGTCCGTTCTCCAGCCAGGCCTTCTGCGGCGCACCGAGCATCGACCGGCCGGGCGCGTCCGCCGCTTCGCAGACGATGCTGCCGCCGTCGTCACAGGGCTGGTCGTCCTTGTACTGCCGGTTGTCGATCGCGAACAGCTCGACGGTCCGGCCGAGCTTGAGCGACCGGTACGTGCGCGTCATGTCGTTGGCGTAGCGCGGGACCGGCATCCGCTCGAACCAGGTGTGCCAGGCCGCGGACTTCTTCTCCTGGAAGAACAGCTCGGGCAGCGTCCAGTTGTCCTTGCTGTAGTTGTTGCGGAACTCGTGGTCGTCCCACAACGGCAGGAACGCGTGCTGCTGGTGCATCGCCCGCAGGTCGGGGTCGCTGCGGTAGAGCGTGTACTTCGCCCGCATCGTCGGCAGGATCTGGGGATAGAGGTTGAGATCGATCCCGCGGACGCCGGGCACGGTCGCCTCGTACACGTAGTCGCCCAGACAGACGACCAGGTCGAGATCCTCCTGCGCGAGGTGGCGATGCGTCGCGTAGTACCCCTCGGTGAAGCCCTGGCAGGTGAAGAACCCGATCCGCACGGGCTGGTTGGAATCGGCCGGCCTCAGCGTCTGGAACCGCCCGACCGGCGAGACCGTGTCCTTGCCGCGGAACTGGTAGAAGTACTCCTCACCCGCGACCAGCCCGCTCGCCGGGAAATGCACGCACCCGTCCCACTGCTTCTCCGCGACCACGGTCCGGACGATCTCCGGCCTGGTCAGATCCCGCTGCCTCGACACCACCACCGCCAGCTCGGCGTCCCCCTCGAACACCCCACGCGGCACCCGCGTCCACAACGTCGCCCCATCCGTCCGCGGGACTCCAGCCATCACCCCCTCGGGAAACGTCGCGCCCTTCACGAGCGTCGCCGAAGCATCCGCCGCCGTCCGCAGCGCAGGCGCTCCCCAGGCCTCCCCCGCACCGATCCCCGCGGCCGCAACCGCCCCGATCCCACCCAGCAGCGTCCTGCGCGTCAGCTGATCCATGGAGAAATACTGAAAGGTAATGATGAATTGGGGAAGACCTCAGCGCGACCTTTCGGTGACACAGCGTCGACCTCAGCTGAGAGTGAGGACCAGGTCCGATCCTTCGCGGTGGAAGCCGAGTTTGTTGAGGTAGGAGGCGGACTCGCGCATCCGGCGGGGGGCGACGACCTGGTGGAAGCCGTGGGCGGTGAAGACGTCGCTGCGGCGGTAGACGAACTCGCCGGGGGTGAAGTCGCGGTACTCGGGCAGGACGTAGTCGAGGTCGATCTGGGCGCGGCCGGCGCCGGCGTCGTGGGCCAGGACGACGCCGACGGTGCGTTCGCCGCGCTGGACCAGGAAGGCGTACGGCGCGGCGGGGGCGGTGAAGTCGGGGTTGAAGCGGCTGATGTCCTTGGCGTGCGCGGCGAGCACGTGCTTCAGGTAGGCGTCGCCGGCGCCGACCTGCAGGACGGCGTACTCGGAGGTGTCGTGGCGGTGCCGGAGCAGGCGGTAGAGGTGGACGACGTTGATCACCGCGAGCACGGCGTTCATGCCGACCATCGGCCAGACGCCGATCACCAGGTTGAAGGCGACCAGGACGATGCAGCCGACCAGGTTCAGCAGCCGGAGCCGCAGGATCCGGGTCTGCAGCAGCGACACGACCACCAGGGCCGAGCCGCCCCACCCGACGATGCTCCAGAAGTCCATGGCCGGAGAGTAGACCAGCTCACCGCCTGGACTGCTCTTTGTTCCACGTGGAACGCAACCGTCAGGAGTTGCTGTCCTTGTCGAAGCCGGTCAGCGGCACGTAGCTCGTCCACGGGCCGAGCGCGAAGTACCCACGCCCGTACGGCGTGACCGCCGCGCCGGCCTGCCAGTACGGAACCCGCCGGAGCCCGTACCGGACGTACCGCACCTCCGGGTCCTCACCGGCGCGCACCCGCGCGGCGTCCTGCGCGCAGGCCGGGACGGTCCGGGTGCCGAACTTCGGCTGCGTCCACACGATGTCGGTCGTCGACGGACCGTGCTGGGGGTTGAAGAAGCACGGCACCCGTCGTACCGGCACCGGCTCGCCCGCGGCGCGGGCCTGGACGCAGACGATCGCGTACCGCCCGGTCGCCAGCGCGTCGGTCACCGCGCTGATCCCCTCGGCGGAGCGGATTCCCTGGGCCGCGCGCTGCGCCGCCTCGTACGAGTCGAGCGCCACCTGGAAGTCCAGCCGGGCGTCGACGTCCAGCTCACGCCCGGTCACCCGCGCATCGAGGCGCGCCAGCTCCTCACCGAGCAGAGTGATGTCCTCGTCGGCCAGCCGCCGGATCTCGGCCAGCTCCTCGACGTCACCCCGACGGGCGCTGCGCCGGTCCCACAGATACCGGCCCAGCAGCACCACGCCACCGCCTCCCAGGGCGGCCAGCAACCACTCCATCCACAGAAGTTACCTTCCTGTGGACAGAGCTGTGTACAACTCACAGGCCACGATCAGGTCACCCTGGCCGCCCACCCGAGCAGGTCAGCCGCGCTCGGCCCACCAGGCGAGCAGCGCCTCGCGCGCCGCGTCGGCACCGATCTCGCCCTGGTCCATCCGCAGCTCCATCAGGAACTTGTACGCCTCGCCGACCTCGCGACCGGGCCCGATCCCCAGCGTCTCCATGATCTGGTTGCCGTCCAGGTCGGGCCGGATCGAGTCCAGTTCCTCCTGCTCGCGCAGCCGGTCGATCCGCACTTCCAGGTCGTCGTACGCCGAGCGCAGCGCGTCCGCCTTGCGCTTGTTCCGGGTCGTCGAGTCGGCACGGGTCAGCACGTGCAGCCGGCTCAGCAGCTTGCCCGCGTCGCGGACGTACCGGCGGACGGCGGAGTCGGTCCACTCGCCGGTCCCGTAGCCGTGGAAGCGCAGATGCAGCTCGACCAGCTTGCCGACCTCGTCGATCTGCTCGTTGCTGAACCGCAGCGCGCGCATCCGCTTCTTGGCCAGCTTCGCGCCGACCACGTCGTGGTGGTGGAAGGTGACCTTGCCGTCGCCCTCGAACTTGCGCGTCTTCGGCTTGCCGATGTCGTGGATCAGCGCGGCGAACCGGACCACGAAGTCCGGCGCCTCGATGCCGTCCTTGGCCAGCCGCGGCTCCAGGTCGATCGCCTGGTCGAGCACGGTCAGCGAGTGCTGGTACACGTCCTTGTGCCGGTGGTGCTCGTCCAGCTCGAGCCGCAGCGCCGGCAGCTCGGGCAGCACGTGATCGGCCAGCCCGGTCGACACCAGCAGGTCCAGACCGACCCGCGGGTACGGCGCGCAGACCAGCTTCTCCAGCTCGTCGCGGACGCGCTCGGCGGACACGATCGCGATCCGGTCGGCCATCGCGGTCATCGCCTCGACCACAGCCGGGTCGGGCGTGAACGCCAGCTGGGCCGCGAACCGGGCCGCCCGCATCATCCGCAGCGGGTCGTCGGAGAACGAGTCCTCCGGGGAGCCCGGCGTCCGGATCACCCGGTGCGCGACGTCCTCGAGGCCGCCGTACGGGTCGACGAAGCGGTGCGACGGGAGCAGCACCGCCATCGCGTTCATGGCGAAGTCCCGCCGGGCCAGGTCCTCCTCGAGGGTGTCGCCGTAGGCCACCTCCGGTTTGCGCGAGGTGGGATCGTAGGACTCCGAGCGATAGGTGGTGATCTCCAGGACCCAGTCGTCCTTGCGGCAGCCGATGGTGCCGAAGGCCTTGCCGATGTCCCAGACGTGGTCGGCCCAGCCGGCCAGCAGCCGCTGGACGACGTCGGGCCGGGCCGAGGTGGCGAAGTCGAGATCCTTGCTCCCACGATCGAGGAGAATGTCGCGGACAGGACCTCCGACCAGCGCGATCTCGTGGCCGGCCGCGTCGAAGCGGGCACCCAGCTCGTCGACCACCGGGGCGATCTTCAGCAACGCCTGGACGCCTTGCCGCTGGACGGCGGACAGCGATCCGGAGGAGCGTGACTGGTCGGGAGTAGGAGACACGGGGAACTAGGTTACGGTGACGGCGTGTTCAGACGGCGACTGAGGCTCTGCGCGAGCGTGGGCGCGAGCCTGGTGATCGCTGCGTCGGTGGCGGCCCAGCCGGCCCCGGACGCGGTCGCAAGCCCCTCGGCGGAGGACCCGGTGGTCGACGTGACCATCGACTCCTTCACGCCGACCGCGCCGAAGGTCGGCGACCAGGTGGTGATCACCGGCCGGGTCACCAACACCAGCTCGGCCACCTTCGGCAACCCACAGGCCCAGGCCTGCGTCGTCGACAAGCGGCTGACCACCCGCGCCCAGCTGGCCGCGATCCCGACCGAGGCCGACCAGCCGCTCCGCGACCGCAACGACTGCGTCGGGCTGAACAACTCCGACTCCACCACCTTCCAGGAGTACGACGCACCGCTGGCCCCGAAGGCGACAGTCCCGTTCCGGCTCGTGGTGCGCTGGTCGGACTGGGACCTGAAGTCCAAGCAGCCTGGCGCCTACACGGTCGGCGTCCGCTTCCGCGGTGACTACACCAACGAGGAAACCGGTCAGACCGGCCGGATCTCGCTCGGCCTGGCCCGCACGCTGATGCCAGTGGTCCCCGCGTCGCCACTGCCGCGCAAGGTGAGCACCGCCCTGGTGATCCCGCTGCGGCACCGCCCGACGCTGCTGACCGGCGACCGGTTCACGAACGAGTCCCTGGCCGACGCGCTGGCGC
The Kribbella italica DNA segment above includes these coding regions:
- a CDS encoding glycoside hydrolase family 30 beta sandwich domain-containing protein; amino-acid sequence: MRTPAIAAALALATASLTGPAAAQAHRPPTDQARVWVTTPDRAELLHERAPVAFAKGSSPQTTITVDPGTKYQTVDGFGASITDSSAAVLYQLSAADREKTMRSLFDPKQGIGVSFLRQVVGSSDFTAQPEHYTYDDVPAGQTDFPLRHFSIAHEQRQILPLLRRAKQLNPALKVMATPWSPPAWMKTGDSLVGGRLKDDPRVYNAYARYLVKFVKAYAAAGVPVDFLSIQNEPQNRTPTAYPGTDMPVRQAAAVIEQLGPLLRAASPRTKILGYDHNWTTHPGDVANTPPGEDPETDYPYQLLSSKAARWIAGTAYHCYSGSPAAQTALQQAFPEKGIWFTECSGSHGPNDTPPQIFRGTLTWHARTLMLGTTRNWAKSVVNWNIALNADGGPHNGGCDTCTGLVTRHPDGSVSTDAEYYTIGHLSKFVKPGARRIGSTSYGTTEWNGQLMSAAFRNPDGSTALVVHNENDEPRSFAVAVGDKSFEYTLPGGSIGTFVWARELRSEYKAVPLAAATASVGADLAPLAVDADGSTLWQSKAAIASGQYVQVDLGTARTVRRVALDSGGNLGDYPGTWQLSYSNDGTTWRPLKTGTSNGQLTNVDVSPTRARHLRITSTAAGDHWWTLADVRVYS
- a CDS encoding amidase family protein — encoded protein: MLSLEEIAAQVRSGELDPAGLVEEALTKARDNAGLNAVVHLDETGARAAAGWHNRKGLLAGVPVLVKEIIEVEGLPYRCGSVAMDEVGTSDADVVRRLRAAGAIVIGLSHSHEFAYGCTGTSNRVGPCRNPYDPERMTGGSSSGAGAAVAAGIVPLAIGTDTAGSVRIPAALCGVVGFKPAYGTLPADGVFPLAQSLDHVGVLTATVADATYALAALTNSLPTAPSVTPPRLGVVTTREADAAVAEAWSACLARLQTAGARTAPVDLPENLTRTAIDLQGPEAVANHAGRSTDAYQPDVQLRLKEAAEIPAWRYVQARRDTETIRAQVKTLLDWYDAVVLPTVPLVAPLIAEVADLERSTAIRAQLMRNTRLGNLTGFPAISVPLPVRGLPVGLQVVARDNETAAATAGWIAGRLAAAEV
- a CDS encoding alkaline phosphatase D family protein yields the protein MDQLTRRTLLGGIGAVAAAGIGAGEAWGAPALRTAADASATLVKGATFPEGVMAGVPRTDGATLWTRVPRGVFEGDAELAVVVSRQRDLTRPEIVRTVVAEKQWDGCVHFPASGLVAGEEYFYQFRGKDTVSPVGRFQTLRPADSNQPVRIGFFTCQGFTEGYYATHRHLAQEDLDLVVCLGDYVYEATVPGVRGIDLNLYPQILPTMRAKYTLYRSDPDLRAMHQQHAFLPLWDDHEFRNNYSKDNWTLPELFFQEKKSAAWHTWFERMPVPRYANDMTRTYRSLKLGRTVELFAIDNRQYKDDQPCDDGGSIVCEAADAPGRSMLGAPQKAWLENGLRSSGARWKVLANPNMMMGMVTGANGERAFMDTWDGYGAERGELLSLAADRVSDLVVVTGDDHDTFSGELWDTGFAPGSPGNPGGTRRAGVEFVVPSVSSTNTGDLKTVAATKAEEQKRLQYNPHLKQIDMRQHGYGVLEVTQDDATLSYRAVDKLHANAGVTTSYQVRTGRGSSTIDVL
- a CDS encoding YgjV family protein, which gives rise to MDFWSIVGWGGSALVVVSLLQTRILRLRLLNLVGCIVLVAFNLVIGVWPMVGMNAVLAVINVVHLYRLLRHRHDTSEYAVLQVGAGDAYLKHVLAAHAKDISRFNPDFTAPAAPYAFLVQRGERTVGVVLAHDAGAGRAQIDLDYVLPEYRDFTPGEFVYRRSDVFTAHGFHQVVAPRRMRESASYLNKLGFHREGSDLVLTLS
- a CDS encoding CCA tRNA nucleotidyltransferase, which encodes MSPTPDQSRSSGSLSAVQRQGVQALLKIAPVVDELGARFDAAGHEIALVGGPVRDILLDRGSKDLDFATSARPDVVQRLLAGWADHVWDIGKAFGTIGCRKDDWVLEITTYRSESYDPTSRKPEVAYGDTLEEDLARRDFAMNAMAVLLPSHRFVDPYGGLEDVAHRVIRTPGSPEDSFSDDPLRMMRAARFAAQLAFTPDPAVVEAMTAMADRIAIVSAERVRDELEKLVCAPYPRVGLDLLVSTGLADHVLPELPALRLELDEHHRHKDVYQHSLTVLDQAIDLEPRLAKDGIEAPDFVVRFAALIHDIGKPKTRKFEGDGKVTFHHHDVVGAKLAKKRMRALRFSNEQIDEVGKLVELHLRFHGYGTGEWTDSAVRRYVRDAGKLLSRLHVLTRADSTTRNKRKADALRSAYDDLEVRIDRLREQEELDSIRPDLDGNQIMETLGIGPGREVGEAYKFLMELRMDQGEIGADAAREALLAWWAERG